The Streptomyces phaeolivaceus genome has a window encoding:
- a CDS encoding ABC transporter permease, translated as MSATTTLPPTGGTGEADGRIGPRAHARHTGALVRRNLLWIRQDPESMFDAVLMPIVFTLLFVYVFGGSIGQALGGGQEQYVQYVVPGLMAMMGMNIAMGVGTGFNEDFQKGVMDRFRSLPIGRSSVLLAKISVELLRMLVATTILLTVGVLIGFDITSWPGLFGAVGLAIVFGSSLMWIFLVLGVTMKNAQSVQAMGFLVLFPLQFGSSIFAPTQSMPGWLQAFTDYNPLSALADAARGLMTGGPIAHDLIVTLCWSVGLTAVMAPIAIHKFKTKN; from the coding sequence ATGAGCGCCACCACCACCCTTCCCCCGACCGGTGGCACGGGCGAGGCCGACGGCCGGATCGGGCCGCGGGCCCATGCCCGGCACACCGGTGCGCTGGTCCGGCGCAATCTGCTGTGGATCCGGCAGGACCCCGAGTCGATGTTCGACGCGGTGCTGATGCCGATCGTGTTCACCCTGCTCTTCGTGTACGTCTTCGGCGGCTCCATCGGGCAGGCGCTGGGCGGCGGCCAGGAGCAGTACGTGCAGTACGTGGTGCCGGGGCTGATGGCGATGATGGGCATGAACATCGCCATGGGCGTCGGCACGGGCTTCAACGAGGACTTCCAGAAGGGCGTCATGGACCGCTTCCGGTCCCTGCCCATCGGCCGGTCCTCGGTGCTGCTCGCGAAGATCTCCGTCGAGCTGCTGCGCATGCTGGTCGCCACGACGATCCTGCTGACCGTCGGCGTCCTCATCGGCTTCGACATCACCAGCTGGCCGGGGCTGTTCGGCGCGGTGGGCCTCGCGATCGTGTTCGGCTCGTCCCTGATGTGGATCTTCCTGGTGCTGGGCGTGACGATGAAGAACGCGCAGTCCGTGCAGGCCATGGGCTTCCTGGTGCTGTTCCCGCTGCAGTTCGGGTCGTCGATCTTCGCGCCGACCCAGTCCATGCCGGGCTGGCTGCAGGCCTTCACCGACTACAACCCGCTGTCGGCCCTCGCGGACGCCGCGCGCGGGCTGATGACCGGCGGGCCGATCGCCCACGATCTGATCGTCACGCTCTGCTGGTCGGTCGGACTGACGGCGGTGATGGCGCCGATCGCGATCCACAAGTTCAAGACGAAGAACTGA
- a CDS encoding AfsR/SARP family transcriptional regulator has translation MRYRILGTTQALQTDGTPVPVGGARLRALLTVLALRQGRTVPASALVDEVWADAPPADAPAALQALVGRLRRALGPDAVESLNGGYRLAAAPDDIDLHRFERLADEGARALADGDPAKAADLLDDALTLWQGPPLADLPDRAAEAARWETRRLDAQRTRLTAALALGRPDAALPDLTALCGTHPLDEPLQALRLRALHDTGRTAEALAAYEQVRRLLSTRLGTSPGPTLSGLHAELLRSGEPAPRQGRGEPRENPHDPAPDNAPPRGGKPDRHPHPTRPPGNLRARLTSFVGRDTDIDTIRHDLTTTRLVTLLGPGGAGKTRLSQESAEKIAEAMPDGVWLAELAPVDDPENVPEAVLTALGARETVLRGAGAEEMRVAADRQADPLTRLAEHCAGRRMLLILDNCEHVVEAAAHLVDHLLRHCPTLTVLATSREPLGVPGELLRPVEPLTEPHALRLLADRGAAARPGFTVDADPEAAAEICRRLDGLPLAIELAAARLRMLTPRQIADRLDDRFRLLTSGSRTVLPRQQTLRAVVDWSWELLDEDERYVLRRLSVFAGGCDLAAAEAVCGPAALEALGSLVDKSLVVAAPSGPGGDGGMRYRLLETVVEYAGERLDGTGTRPAAARAHLTYYRELVRATDPLLRGSGQRAAVELLELEYENIRTALRYAVVERDEQEALCLTLSLCWYWQMRDLKTEARHWSAQVKDLGPDPFTAPARPVPDLRGRTVDSPPPMSPEVLDEARRGVHLVHLACMDMELPAWETPESQEKLRVISATYEPGQPQTCRFPGFMWFYAVLLTGDMVRLRAVLDANIRTCRDLGFTWELAQTLQMRANILANRTDWAGDAITDADESLELFDRLGDAWGAAEALSARGESLERRGEFALAAADFERAIEYAERLGANAQLGVLGVRLGSVYIEDGDAERGEKMLFDVLEAGRGAAREAVPAARLFLAVRLGRSGRTAEAREQITLLREDFHAADFVLFAGFVLGVEGWLEMTDGRHEEALRLLRQALDRSLDRLSRMVAPHMPAIHLVTAALSLAGADDGSRAPDAARLLGAADALLPPGHFSTPMEVETRARADAVVRALLDDTAYEQAYAEGGTLTPEEAAALV, from the coding sequence GTGCGCTACCGCATCCTCGGCACCACCCAGGCACTGCAGACCGACGGCACCCCCGTCCCCGTCGGGGGCGCCCGGCTGCGCGCCCTGCTGACCGTGCTCGCGCTGCGGCAGGGGCGTACGGTGCCCGCGTCCGCGCTCGTCGACGAGGTGTGGGCCGACGCTCCACCGGCCGACGCGCCGGCCGCGCTGCAGGCACTGGTCGGCCGGCTGCGCAGAGCGCTCGGCCCGGACGCGGTCGAGTCGCTCAACGGCGGCTACCGGCTCGCGGCGGCCCCGGACGACATCGACCTGCACCGCTTCGAGCGCCTCGCGGACGAGGGGGCCCGCGCGCTCGCCGACGGCGACCCGGCCAAGGCCGCCGACCTCCTCGACGACGCGCTCACCCTCTGGCAGGGTCCGCCGCTGGCCGACCTCCCGGACCGCGCCGCCGAGGCCGCCCGCTGGGAGACCCGCCGCCTCGACGCGCAGCGCACCCGCCTCACCGCCGCCCTCGCCCTCGGCCGGCCCGACGCCGCGCTCCCCGACCTCACCGCCCTCTGCGGCACCCACCCCCTCGACGAACCCCTCCAGGCCCTCCGCCTCCGAGCCCTCCACGACACCGGCCGCACGGCGGAGGCCCTGGCCGCGTACGAGCAGGTACGCCGCCTCTTGTCGACCCGCCTGGGCACGAGCCCGGGGCCGACGCTCAGCGGACTGCACGCGGAACTTCTCCGATCAGGCGAACCCGCGCCCCGTCAGGGGCGCGGGGAACCCCGCGAGAACCCCCACGATCCCGCACCCGACAACGCACCCCCTCGGGGCGGGAAACCGGACCGCCACCCCCACCCCACCCGCCCTCCGGGCAACCTCCGAGCCCGCCTCACCTCGTTCGTGGGCCGCGACACCGACATCGACACCATCCGCCACGACCTCACCACCACCCGCCTGGTCACCCTCCTCGGCCCAGGCGGCGCGGGCAAGACCCGCCTCTCCCAGGAGTCCGCCGAGAAGATCGCCGAAGCCATGCCGGACGGCGTCTGGCTCGCCGAACTCGCCCCCGTGGACGACCCCGAGAACGTCCCGGAAGCCGTCCTCACCGCCCTCGGCGCCCGCGAGACCGTCCTGCGCGGCGCCGGCGCAGAGGAGATGCGCGTCGCCGCCGACCGCCAGGCCGACCCGCTGACCCGTCTCGCCGAACACTGCGCCGGACGCCGCATGCTGCTGATCCTCGACAACTGCGAACACGTCGTGGAAGCCGCCGCCCACCTCGTCGACCACCTCCTCCGGCACTGCCCGACACTCACCGTCCTGGCCACCAGCCGCGAACCCCTCGGCGTACCGGGCGAGTTGCTGCGCCCGGTCGAGCCGCTGACGGAACCCCACGCCCTGCGCCTGCTCGCCGACCGGGGAGCCGCCGCCCGGCCCGGCTTCACCGTGGACGCCGACCCGGAGGCCGCCGCCGAGATCTGCCGCCGCCTCGACGGCCTCCCCCTCGCCATCGAGCTGGCGGCGGCCCGGCTGAGGATGTTGACACCCCGTCAGATCGCCGACCGTCTCGACGACCGCTTCCGGCTGCTCACCTCCGGCAGCCGTACCGTCCTGCCCCGGCAGCAGACCCTGCGCGCGGTCGTCGACTGGTCCTGGGAACTGCTCGACGAGGACGAACGGTACGTACTGCGGCGCCTTTCGGTGTTCGCGGGCGGCTGCGACCTGGCCGCAGCCGAGGCCGTCTGCGGCCCCGCCGCGCTGGAGGCGCTCGGCTCGCTCGTCGACAAGTCCCTTGTCGTGGCGGCCCCTTCGGGTCCGGGCGGGGACGGCGGGATGCGCTACCGGCTCCTGGAGACCGTCGTCGAGTACGCCGGCGAACGGCTCGACGGGACGGGCACCCGCCCCGCCGCCGCCCGCGCCCACCTCACGTACTACCGCGAACTCGTCCGCGCCACCGACCCGTTGCTGCGCGGCTCCGGCCAGCGCGCCGCGGTCGAGCTGCTGGAGCTGGAGTACGAGAACATCCGTACCGCCCTGCGCTACGCCGTCGTCGAGCGGGACGAGCAGGAGGCGCTCTGTCTGACGCTGTCGCTGTGCTGGTACTGGCAGATGCGTGATCTGAAGACCGAGGCCCGGCACTGGTCCGCCCAGGTCAAGGACCTCGGCCCGGACCCCTTCACCGCCCCCGCCCGCCCCGTCCCGGACCTGCGCGGACGCACCGTCGACAGCCCGCCGCCGATGAGCCCGGAGGTCCTCGACGAGGCCCGGCGCGGGGTGCACCTCGTCCATCTGGCCTGTATGGACATGGAGTTGCCCGCCTGGGAGACGCCCGAGAGCCAGGAGAAGCTGCGGGTCATCAGCGCGACCTACGAGCCCGGCCAGCCGCAGACCTGCCGCTTCCCCGGCTTCATGTGGTTCTACGCCGTCCTGCTGACCGGCGACATGGTCCGGCTGCGCGCGGTCCTGGACGCCAACATCCGCACCTGCCGCGACCTCGGCTTCACCTGGGAGCTGGCGCAGACCCTGCAGATGCGGGCCAACATCCTCGCCAACCGCACCGACTGGGCGGGCGACGCCATCACGGACGCCGACGAGTCGCTGGAGCTCTTCGACCGGCTCGGGGACGCCTGGGGCGCCGCCGAGGCGCTGTCGGCGCGCGGCGAGTCCCTGGAACGCCGGGGCGAGTTCGCACTCGCCGCCGCGGACTTCGAGCGGGCCATCGAGTACGCCGAACGGCTCGGCGCCAACGCCCAGTTGGGCGTGCTCGGGGTCCGGCTCGGCAGTGTGTACATCGAGGACGGCGACGCGGAACGCGGCGAGAAGATGCTGTTCGACGTGTTGGAGGCCGGGCGCGGTGCCGCCCGCGAGGCGGTGCCCGCCGCCCGGCTCTTCCTCGCGGTCCGGCTCGGCCGCAGCGGGCGCACGGCCGAGGCCCGGGAGCAGATCACCCTGCTGCGGGAGGACTTCCACGCCGCCGACTTCGTGCTCTTCGCCGGGTTCGTCCTCGGTGTCGAGGGCTGGCTGGAGATGACGGACGGCCGCCACGAGGAGGCGCTGCGGCTGCTGCGCCAGGCGCTGGACCGCAGCCTGGACAGGCTGTCCCGGATGGTCGCGCCCCATATGCCCGCCATCCACCTGGTGACCGCCGCCCTCTCCCTCGCGGGCGCCGACGACGGCTCCCGCGCCCCCGACGCGGCCCGCCTCCTGGGCGCCGCCGACGCGCTGCTGCCGCCCGGCCACTTCTCCACGCCGATGGAGGTCGAGACCCGCGCCAGGGCCGATGCCGTGGTCCGGGCGCTGCTGGACGACACCGCGTACGAGCAGGCGTACGCCGAGGGCGGCACCCTCACCCCGGAGGAGGCCGCCGCCCTCGTCTGA
- a CDS encoding recombinase family protein, translated as MAHPRDQRTNFENSKQLRYKHAILAVMGRSHRALITVRPTVRTESTTSPERQIEECRSYCESRGWEVVGIARDLSVSATAVPPWQRPELSRWLDERAPEFDVVVFWRLDRFVRRVGDLHKMIEWAETHGGKGLVSATEPFDLTSPTGRATATMIATFAQMEARAAAERVASARAHLLISARWGGSSPPFGYRTYARDGARYLEINPETATVVREAARRVIGGEPVNAVCRDFEARGVPAPADTYRRNKSGKDFIWYPRTLKGILTSPTLLGWKTRSEDVPGRRYKTRVLVRDQAGDPVRVAEGVLEQETFDRLQSALADSASPSSRRPATPRTPLLGVIKCGGCGKNLQLHTTRKRRKDGTYRITEKIRCLSRAGSPACPGYVFVPDEDIITPILGMLVDAVGHTSVVRREYVPRTRTKSEAGNPPHAVDEDRWQFVPLGSTFAERWLSMGIAEVGEDLIRAGIAIRCHPRERGGHVPEIPGDFQQRLAGFLM; from the coding sequence TTGGCGCATCCCAGGGACCAGAGGACTAACTTTGAAAACTCTAAACAACTTAGATACAAACACGCTATCTTGGCCGTCATGGGGAGATCTCACAGAGCACTCATCACCGTCCGGCCGACGGTCCGAACCGAGTCGACCACCAGCCCTGAGCGACAGATCGAAGAGTGCAGGTCCTATTGCGAGTCGCGCGGCTGGGAGGTCGTGGGCATCGCCAGAGATCTCTCCGTCTCGGCCACCGCCGTTCCCCCATGGCAACGGCCGGAGCTGTCCCGCTGGCTCGACGAACGCGCCCCCGAATTCGACGTCGTCGTCTTCTGGCGACTCGATCGGTTCGTTCGCCGCGTCGGTGACCTTCACAAGATGATCGAGTGGGCGGAGACCCATGGCGGAAAGGGCCTCGTATCCGCCACCGAACCGTTCGACCTCACGAGTCCGACCGGCAGGGCGACAGCCACCATGATCGCCACCTTCGCCCAGATGGAAGCACGGGCCGCGGCCGAGCGAGTCGCCTCTGCGCGTGCGCACCTGCTCATCTCCGCACGGTGGGGCGGAAGTTCGCCACCGTTCGGCTACAGGACGTACGCGAGGGACGGGGCCCGTTACCTGGAGATCAACCCCGAAACGGCGACTGTCGTGCGGGAGGCCGCTCGGCGCGTCATCGGCGGCGAACCCGTCAACGCCGTCTGCCGGGACTTCGAGGCGCGGGGCGTACCAGCGCCTGCGGACACGTACCGGCGCAACAAGTCGGGGAAGGATTTCATCTGGTATCCGCGCACGCTGAAGGGGATTCTCACCTCGCCCACACTGCTCGGTTGGAAGACACGGAGCGAAGATGTGCCCGGCAGAAGGTACAAGACGCGTGTACTGGTGCGCGATCAGGCGGGCGATCCGGTGCGTGTGGCCGAAGGAGTACTGGAGCAGGAGACCTTCGACCGTCTGCAGAGCGCCCTGGCCGATTCGGCCTCACCGTCGAGCCGCCGTCCCGCGACGCCCAGGACCCCACTCCTCGGCGTGATCAAGTGCGGCGGGTGCGGCAAGAACCTTCAGCTGCACACCACCAGAAAGCGACGCAAGGACGGTACGTACCGGATCACCGAGAAGATCCGCTGCCTCTCGCGCGCCGGCTCCCCGGCGTGCCCCGGCTATGTGTTCGTGCCCGACGAGGACATCATCACGCCGATCCTGGGCATGCTGGTCGATGCGGTCGGACACACATCCGTAGTCCGCCGTGAGTACGTGCCGCGAACCAGGACCAAGAGCGAGGCCGGAAATCCGCCCCATGCCGTCGACGAGGATCGTTGGCAGTTCGTGCCACTCGGTTCAACCTTCGCCGAGCGGTGGCTGAGCATGGGAATCGCGGAGGTCGGTGAGGACCTGATCCGTGCCGGCATCGCGATCAGATGCCACCCCCGAGAACGCGGCGGTCACGTCCCGGAGATTCCCGGAGACTTCCAACAGCGCCTTGCCGGGTTCCTGATGTGA
- a CDS encoding site-2 protease family protein encodes MTLTSRTGDHRISPVFLGIVAVMAVTGWAVWTGFASAPGLAVFLFVTSAWVVSLCLHEYAHARTALHGGDITVGAKGYLSLNPLAYTHALLSIVLPVVFVIMGGIGLPGGAVFIERGRIQGRWKHSLISAAGPLTNVLFAAVCTAPFWLGVTDGVPAAFLFALAFLAMLQVTAAILNFLPVPGLDGYGVIEPWLSYKIRRQVEPLAPFGLLLVFAVLWIPAVNGVFWDVIDAFMRGLGIQDQLSDCGYWLYRFWREDSDICLTGM; translated from the coding sequence ATGACCCTCACCTCTCGCACCGGCGACCACCGGATCAGCCCGGTCTTCCTAGGGATCGTCGCCGTCATGGCGGTCACCGGGTGGGCAGTGTGGACAGGCTTCGCATCGGCTCCGGGGCTCGCCGTCTTTCTCTTCGTCACCTCGGCCTGGGTGGTCTCCCTCTGTCTGCACGAATACGCGCATGCCCGCACCGCTCTGCACGGGGGCGACATCACCGTGGGCGCGAAAGGGTATTTGAGCCTCAATCCACTCGCCTATACACACGCCCTGCTCAGCATCGTGCTGCCGGTCGTGTTCGTGATCATGGGCGGGATCGGTCTGCCCGGTGGTGCGGTGTTCATCGAGCGGGGACGGATCCAGGGGCGCTGGAAGCACAGTCTGATCTCGGCGGCGGGGCCGCTGACGAACGTGCTGTTCGCGGCCGTCTGCACCGCGCCGTTCTGGCTGGGGGTGACGGACGGCGTCCCGGCGGCGTTCCTCTTCGCGCTGGCCTTCCTGGCGATGCTCCAGGTCACGGCGGCGATCCTGAACTTCCTGCCGGTGCCCGGCCTGGACGGCTACGGCGTCATCGAGCCCTGGCTGTCGTACAAGATCCGGCGTCAGGTGGAGCCGCTCGCGCCCTTCGGGCTGCTGCTCGTCTTCGCGGTGCTGTGGATCCCGGCGGTGAACGGCGTGTTCTGGGACGTGATCGACGCGTTCATGCGGGGCCTCGGGATCCAGGACCAGCTGTCCGACTGCGGCTACTGGCTCTACCGCTTCTGGCGCGAGGACAGCGACATCTGCCTCACCGGGATGTGA
- the npdG gene encoding NADPH-dependent F420 reductase, giving the protein MTSTDSAQQPPVNAPAKAPAKDPWDLPDVSGLVVGVLGGTGPQGKGLAYRLAKAGQKVIIGSRAAERAQGVAEELGHGVEGADNAETARRSDIVIVAVPWDGHGKTLESLREELSGKLVVDCVNPLGFDKKGAYALKPEEGSAAEQAAALLPDSRVTAAFHHLSAVLLEDPEIDEIDTDVMVLGEERADVETVQALADRIPGMRGIFAGRLRNAHQVESLVANLISVNRRYKAHAGIRLTDL; this is encoded by the coding sequence ATGACCTCTACTGACAGTGCACAGCAGCCCCCCGTGAACGCGCCCGCGAAGGCCCCGGCCAAGGACCCCTGGGACCTGCCGGACGTGTCGGGGCTCGTCGTCGGTGTGCTCGGCGGCACCGGTCCGCAGGGCAAGGGCCTCGCCTACCGCCTCGCCAAGGCCGGCCAGAAGGTGATCATCGGCTCGCGGGCCGCCGAGCGCGCCCAGGGCGTGGCCGAGGAACTCGGACACGGCGTCGAGGGCGCCGACAACGCCGAGACCGCCCGCCGCAGCGACATCGTGATCGTCGCCGTGCCCTGGGACGGACATGGCAAGACCCTCGAATCGCTGCGCGAGGAACTGTCCGGCAAGCTCGTCGTCGACTGCGTCAACCCGCTCGGCTTCGACAAGAAGGGCGCCTACGCGCTGAAGCCGGAGGAGGGCAGCGCCGCCGAACAGGCCGCCGCCCTCCTCCCGGACTCGCGCGTCACCGCCGCCTTCCACCACCTCTCCGCCGTCCTCCTCGAAGACCCGGAGATCGACGAGATCGACACCGATGTGATGGTCCTCGGCGAGGAGCGCGCCGACGTCGAGACCGTGCAGGCGCTGGCCGACCGCATCCCCGGCATGCGCGGCATCTTCGCCGGTCGGCTGCGCAACGCCCACCAGGTCGAGTCGCTGGTCGCCAACCTGATCTCCGTCAACCGCCGCTACAAGGCGCACGCGGGCATCCGCCTCACGGACCTGTAG
- a CDS encoding sialidase family protein, producing the protein MTLTPETSTPFHAGREGYASFRIPAVVVTASGDLLAFCEGRVGGREDFGNIDIVVKRSTDGGRTWGPLQVAAENGDSLAGNPAPVVLDTGRILLVHVRNAAHATEDAIRRGAVSAADGRRVWVRHSDDEGATWSGPREITAQTKKPEWRWYATTPGHALRLSTGRVVVPANHSLPPTGTDNGTEGKYNGGHCLLSDDEGTTWRIGYVDDNTDGHINANETTATELPDGRVYFNTRNDSPAPGTRADAYSQDGGETLTKPFRPQAGLVGPVVEGSVLQLRDPDLLLYSGPADPGFRALMTVRASTDHGVTWRPAHTVDGLPAAYSDLVRVDEDTVGLLYETGDFSAYETITFRRIPVDGLG; encoded by the coding sequence GTGACCCTCACCCCCGAGACCAGCACCCCCTTCCACGCCGGCCGCGAGGGCTACGCCAGCTTCCGGATCCCGGCGGTCGTCGTCACCGCCTCCGGCGATCTGCTCGCCTTCTGCGAGGGACGGGTCGGCGGGCGGGAGGACTTCGGGAACATCGACATCGTGGTGAAGCGGTCCACGGACGGCGGCCGGACCTGGGGCCCGCTCCAGGTCGCCGCCGAGAACGGCGACTCCCTCGCGGGCAACCCCGCCCCCGTCGTCCTCGACACCGGCCGGATCCTGCTGGTGCACGTCCGCAACGCCGCCCACGCCACCGAGGACGCCATCCGGCGCGGCGCCGTGAGCGCGGCCGACGGGCGCCGGGTCTGGGTGCGGCACAGCGACGACGAGGGAGCCACCTGGTCCGGCCCCCGGGAGATCACCGCCCAGACCAAGAAGCCCGAGTGGCGCTGGTACGCCACCACCCCCGGCCACGCGCTCCGGCTCTCCACCGGCCGCGTCGTCGTCCCCGCCAACCACTCCCTCCCGCCCACCGGCACCGACAACGGCACGGAGGGCAAGTACAACGGCGGACACTGTCTGCTGAGCGACGACGAGGGCACCACCTGGCGCATCGGCTACGTCGACGACAACACGGACGGCCACATCAACGCCAACGAGACCACCGCCACCGAACTCCCCGACGGCCGCGTCTACTTCAACACCCGCAACGACTCCCCGGCCCCCGGCACCCGCGCCGACGCGTACTCGCAGGACGGCGGTGAGACCCTCACCAAACCCTTCCGGCCGCAGGCGGGCCTCGTCGGCCCGGTCGTCGAGGGCAGCGTCCTCCAGCTCCGCGACCCCGATCTGCTCCTCTACTCCGGCCCCGCCGACCCCGGCTTCCGCGCCCTGATGACCGTCCGCGCCAGCACGGACCACGGCGTCACCTGGCGCCCCGCGCACACCGTCGACGGCCTGCCCGCCGCCTACTCCGACCTGGTCCGCGTCGACGAGGACACCGTCGGACTGCTGTACGAGACGGGCGACTTCAGCGCGTACGAGACGATCACCTTCCGCCGGATCCCGGTCGACGGCCTCGGCTGA
- a CDS encoding MHYT domain-containing protein, whose translation MNATVSNFYYGAATPVAAYLMACLGAALGLRCTTRSLRRPHRRAGWLTLGAISIGCGIWTMHFIAMIGFNVQGALVDYDTTKTLLSLAVAIGVVAVGVFLVGHRGGSPLTLATAGTITGLGVAAMHYLGMAAVHTNGTLHYDTATVVLSVVIAVAAATAALWAAVSIHTLWASLGASMVMGVAVTGMHYTGMASVSVHLTGRSAVSQSSADLLSFLLAMLAGPLVVLLIAAVIVMFDPDMVLGDTEWDRTAPAPREAGTGAPARHRAPHDGRPSTPAEW comes from the coding sequence ATGAACGCCACCGTCTCCAACTTCTATTACGGCGCCGCGACCCCGGTCGCGGCGTATCTGATGGCCTGCCTCGGGGCGGCGCTCGGGCTGCGGTGCACGACCCGCTCGCTCAGACGCCCGCACCGCAGGGCCGGGTGGCTGACCCTGGGCGCGATATCCATCGGCTGCGGCATCTGGACCATGCACTTCATCGCCATGATCGGCTTCAACGTCCAGGGCGCGCTGGTCGACTACGACACCACGAAGACCCTGCTCAGCCTCGCCGTCGCCATCGGCGTCGTCGCGGTCGGGGTGTTCCTCGTCGGCCACCGGGGCGGTTCCCCGCTGACGCTGGCGACGGCCGGCACGATCACCGGGCTCGGGGTCGCGGCCATGCACTACCTCGGTATGGCCGCCGTGCACACCAACGGCACGCTCCACTACGACACCGCGACGGTGGTCCTCTCCGTCGTGATCGCCGTCGCGGCGGCCACGGCGGCCCTGTGGGCGGCGGTCTCCATCCACACCCTGTGGGCCAGCCTCGGGGCGAGCATGGTGATGGGCGTGGCCGTGACCGGGATGCACTACACCGGCATGGCCTCCGTCTCCGTCCATCTCACCGGCCGGTCCGCCGTCTCGCAGTCCTCCGCCGATCTGCTGTCGTTCCTGCTGGCCATGCTCGCGGGCCCGCTCGTGGTCCTGCTGATCGCCGCCGTCATCGTCATGTTCGACCCCGACATGGTGCTCGGCGACACGGAGTGGGACCGCACGGCACCCGCCCCGCGCGAGGCCGGCACCGGCGCCCCCGCACGCCACCGGGCCCCGCACGACGGCCGCCCCTCCACCCCCGCGGAGTGGTGA